CTCGGGCGCCGGCAGGCCCTTGCCGCCCATCATCTGCGCCGTCCCCGCGAAACTGCCCATCTTGCTGATGCCCGAGAGGATGAAGATCGCGCTGATGAGGATCCGCCCGAGCAGGAACAGGTACGGCTGCGCCTTGTCGAAGAGCCGGTTCATTTCCTACACCTCCGCGAAGACCCCGTGCGAGGCGCCGTCACGGCGCTGCTCTGAAAGTTATCCCGGAAACCGGTCCTGTCAACTGCGGCCGCGGCGCACCGTGACCTCGAGCGGGAAGACCAGCGACGCGCCGAACCAGCCGATGGTGCCGACCAGGGGCATCAGCGCCAGCAGTCCCGCGAGGTAGAGGATGCCGGCGCCCCCCCCCGAGCGCAGCAGCGCCGGGTTCGACCAGCGCCACGCGAAGAGCGCGCCGGCGAGGACGAGCGCCGTGTACGAGAGAGCGATCTTGATGCGGACGGCGCGCAGCGGCCGTGCGCCGTAGTTCAGCCACCACGTGAGGTGGCCGAAGAGGACCGCGACCGGCGTGAAGAGCAGGCCGCCCGCGAGGCAGGAGAACCCCGTCTGCTCGAAGGCCGCGTCGCCCGTGAGCAGCGAGAGGACGCTGAACGCCCCGGCCGAGAGCAGGAAGACGATCGGGAAGTGCACGGTCATCGGGTGGGGGTGGCGCCGGAGGAACGGGACCCGCTCCAGCAGCCGCGCCAGGGGCCGCGGCACGCGCGGGCCGACCGGCTCCGCCGCCGCGAACGTGCCGACCCGCGGCACGCGCTCCAGCATTTCCAGCCCGTGCGGCGCGGCGGCGATCTCCGCCGTCAGGTCGGCGCCGGCGCGGTGCCTCCCCATGTGCATTCCGCCGCGCCAGCGCGCGCTGGCGCTCACGTCGTAGACGCTGCCGCCGTGCGCGACCCACGCCGGCCGGCCCTCCCGTCCGTCGTTCGCGGCAAGCTCTCCGGCACCGACCTCCCGCGCGGGCTCCTGCGGGGCGCCGCTCACAGAAGCCGGCCCAGCAGGACGAGGGCAAGCATCGCCAGCGGGTAGGAGCTCGCGCGGTTGAAGAGCGCCGCCGCCTGCGCGGGCGAGCGCTGCCGCAGAAGCCGCGCGCCCGGGAGCAGCAGGAACCAGAGGCCCGCCGCCGCGCCCGCCGCCGTCCACACGACCGGGGCGGAGGACGTCCCCGCGGTCCCGCCCAGCAAGAGCGCGCCCCCGGCGGTCGCGAGAGCCAGCGCCGTCAGCGCGAGCCAGGCCGCGCCGGCCGCGCCGAACCGGACGGGTATCGTCCGCGCGCCGAAGGCCGCGTCGCCGTCCAGGTCCACCCAGTCCGCGGGGACGTTCTGCCCGCCGATCTCCCAGCAGAACACCCAGAGGAAGAAGAGGGCCAGGAAGCCGGGAGGCGGCTGAGGGTCCACGGCGAACGCCGCGGCGACCCCGCCGAGGGTCTTCACCACGCCGCTGACGAGCACCCGCAGCCAGCTCACCGTGAGCAGCCGGCAGTAGAGCGCCTCCAGCGCGCAGCCGATGAGGAAGATCCCGGCGCACACCGGGTTGAGCCGCCACGCCCCGACGATGGCCACGAGACCCCAGCCGCCCGCCCAGAGCGCGGCGGCGCGCACGCTCAGCAACCCCTGGGCGAGCGGGTGGCGCACGCCGACGGCGTCGAGATAATCGCCCTCGACCCCGCCGCCCGCCCAGCGCATCTTCTCGCGGTCCGCGGCGCAGTCCACCAGGTCGTTGAGGGCGTAGACGCTGAGGTACGCCGCCCCCGCCGTCAGCAGGCCGAGCAGCGAGACCGACAGCGGCGGCAGGGCGCCCCCGAGACAGAGGATGGCGCCGAGGGCGGGCGTGGCCACGTCGAGGAGGGCGTGCGCGGCGCGCGAGAGCGCCAGCAGCAACCTGACGCGCGCGCCGGCGGAGACCGCGGGGGCGACGGCGTACCCGGATGACGCCGTGCTAGGAGCCATAGCCTCCCCCCGAAGCGCCGACCTTCCCGCGGAACACCTGCACCTGGTAGAGATTGTACGCGAGCATCACCGGCAACAGCAGCACGGTCGCCACCAGCATGAAGCGCAGCGTCTTGGGCGAGGCCGCGGCCATGTCCACGGTGTCGAACGGCGGGATCATGTAGGGGTAGAGGGCGGCGGAGCCCCCCGCGAAAACGGCGAGCACCAGCACCGCGCCCGCCGCAAAGGGCGCCACCTCGCTGCGGCGCTCGCGCAGGGTCCACTGGAGCGCGGCGAACGCGACGAGCGCCAGCAGCGGAAAGACCGCGACGCCCGCGAGCTGCGGCCCCCAGCTCCATTTCCCCGCCACGTGCGGGTAGCGCGCGGCGAGCAACGCGTTCACGGCCGCGGCCGCGGCGAGCACCAGCCACGAGGCGATGCGCGCCTGCCGGTACGCG
This DNA window, taken from bacterium, encodes the following:
- a CDS encoding DUF2231 domain-containing protein, with translation MSGAPQEPAREVGAGELAANDGREGRPAWVAHGGSVYDVSASARWRGGMHMGRHRAGADLTAEIAAAPHGLEMLERVPRVGTFAAAEPVGPRVPRPLARLLERVPFLRRHPHPMTVHFPIVFLLSAGAFSVLSLLTGDAAFEQTGFSCLAGGLLFTPVAVLFGHLTWWLNYGARPLRAVRIKIALSYTALVLAGALFAWRWSNPALLRSGGGAGILYLAGLLALMPLVGTIGWFGASLVFPLEVTVRRGRS
- a CDS encoding UbiA family prenyltransferase produces the protein MAPSTASSGYAVAPAVSAGARVRLLLALSRAAHALLDVATPALGAILCLGGALPPLSVSLLGLLTAGAAYLSVYALNDLVDCAADREKMRWAGGGVEGDYLDAVGVRHPLAQGLLSVRAAALWAGGWGLVAIVGAWRLNPVCAGIFLIGCALEALYCRLLTVSWLRVLVSGVVKTLGGVAAAFAVDPQPPPGFLALFFLWVFCWEIGGQNVPADWVDLDGDAAFGARTIPVRFGAAGAAWLALTALALATAGGALLLGGTAGTSSAPVVWTAAGAAAGLWFLLLPGARLLRQRSPAQAAALFNRASSYPLAMLALVLLGRLL